One window of the Natrinema sp. CBA1119 genome contains the following:
- a CDS encoding cation diffusion facilitator family transporter — MASSTSVVLAALFANGAIAILKFGGYLLTGSPAMLSETYHSISDTGNQIFLLVGIKYGAQEANRSHPFGHGKAQFFYSLLVSVMLFGIAGWESARHGYSALQEGGVHRASEDVTLLGATVDPVYINYAVLIGAILFESYALWKAYQGMSRQMDEYGWSSFREAFSKTSDVTTLTALTEDTIALAGAGIALFGIYLTRTTGNPMYDAGAALVIGIMLMGFAIALAWENKRLIIGESLSRDAEDDLRRIIADWDGVTELVDLRTVYFGAEELLVTADVAFESDLDAETINERITQIELALMDHDNQVQKVYIEPET, encoded by the coding sequence ATGGCCAGTAGCACCTCCGTCGTGCTCGCCGCACTGTTCGCGAACGGGGCGATCGCGATCCTGAAGTTCGGCGGATATCTGTTGACCGGGAGTCCCGCAATGCTATCGGAGACGTATCACTCGATCTCGGATACGGGCAACCAGATCTTCCTGCTGGTCGGGATCAAGTACGGCGCACAGGAGGCCAATCGGTCCCACCCGTTCGGCCACGGGAAGGCGCAGTTCTTCTACAGCCTGCTCGTCAGCGTCATGCTCTTCGGCATCGCCGGCTGGGAGAGCGCCAGACACGGCTACAGCGCGCTGCAGGAGGGCGGCGTCCACCGGGCCAGCGAGGACGTTACGCTGCTCGGAGCGACGGTCGATCCGGTCTACATCAACTACGCCGTGCTGATCGGCGCGATTCTCTTCGAGTCCTACGCCCTCTGGAAGGCCTACCAGGGAATGAGCCGCCAGATGGACGAGTACGGCTGGTCGAGCTTCCGCGAGGCGTTCAGCAAGACCAGCGACGTGACGACGCTGACCGCGCTCACCGAGGACACCATCGCGCTCGCCGGCGCGGGGATCGCCCTCTTCGGGATCTACCTCACTCGAACCACCGGCAATCCGATGTACGACGCCGGCGCGGCGCTCGTCATCGGGATCATGCTCATGGGCTTTGCCATCGCGCTGGCCTGGGAGAACAAGCGGCTCATCATCGGCGAGAGCCTCTCGAGAGACGCCGAGGACGACCTCCGGCGGATCATCGCTGACTGGGACGGCGTGACCGAACTCGTCGACCTCCGGACGGTCTACTTCGGTGCCGAGGAACTGCTCGTCACCGCCGACGTCGCGTTCGAGTCCGACCTCGACGCCGAGACGATCAACGAGCGCATCACCCAGATCGAGCTGGCCCTGATGGATCACGACAATCAGGTGCAGAAAGTCTACATCGAACCCGAAACCTGA
- the argH gene encoding argininosuccinate lyase produces MTEESAQNGGEFEADGGDEGGERSSSDPGSDGVVRRDRFSGGPARSFLSSLDADERIFAADLEVDRAHTVMLAEQGIIGDAVAGQILTALDAIEVDGHDSLPDGEDVHEAIETAVIERIGADGGKMHTARSRNDEVAACIRYRLREDVLEAIETTLALRESLADVAEAHAETIMPGYTHLQPAQPTTVAHWVLAYEGAVRRDTERLLEAYGRINQSPLGGAAFAGTTFDIDRERTAELLGFEGVVENSMDAASSRDFLLETVQALSTHATTLSGLAEDVIIFANRGFVDLADDYSSTSSIMPQKKNPDTLELVRAVAGDAAGGVQGLTTTLKGLPRAYNRDLQRATPHAWETVDAVTEASEVAAGAVATADWNEETLAAEAGEGFSTATGVADLLAANGLPFRTAHELVAVAAERGADYDALEAAAREVLGESLEAHVDPEAVADALDPAESVASRDSQGGPAPEAVAPQLESAREALATDEETLADAADALEAAREALRSEVNGYV; encoded by the coding sequence ATGACCGAGGAGAGCGCTCAGAACGGCGGCGAATTCGAAGCCGACGGCGGCGACGAAGGCGGTGAGCGATCCTCGTCGGATCCCGGATCCGACGGCGTCGTCCGCCGAGACCGCTTCAGCGGCGGTCCCGCCCGGAGCTTCCTCTCCTCGCTCGACGCGGACGAACGCATTTTTGCGGCCGACCTCGAGGTCGACCGCGCGCATACAGTCATGCTCGCCGAGCAGGGAATTATTGGAGACGCCGTGGCCGGGCAGATCCTGACCGCGCTGGACGCGATCGAGGTCGACGGCCACGACTCGCTGCCCGACGGCGAGGACGTCCACGAAGCGATCGAGACCGCCGTTATCGAACGCATCGGCGCGGACGGCGGGAAGATGCACACCGCGCGCTCGCGCAACGACGAAGTCGCGGCCTGCATCCGCTATCGCCTGCGCGAGGACGTCCTCGAGGCGATCGAGACGACGCTCGCGCTGCGCGAATCACTGGCCGACGTCGCCGAGGCGCACGCCGAGACGATCATGCCCGGTTACACCCACCTCCAGCCCGCCCAGCCCACCACCGTGGCACACTGGGTGCTGGCTTACGAGGGAGCCGTCCGCCGCGACACCGAACGCTTGCTCGAGGCCTACGGCCGGATCAACCAGTCACCGCTGGGCGGGGCCGCGTTCGCCGGAACGACGTTCGATATCGACCGCGAGCGCACCGCTGAATTACTGGGCTTCGAGGGCGTCGTCGAAAATTCGATGGACGCCGCCTCGAGCCGGGACTTCCTGCTCGAGACGGTGCAGGCGCTGTCGACGCACGCGACGACGCTATCGGGGCTGGCGGAGGACGTGATTATCTTCGCGAACCGCGGCTTCGTCGATCTGGCGGACGACTACTCCTCGACGTCGTCGATCATGCCCCAGAAGAAAAACCCGGACACGCTGGAACTCGTCCGCGCGGTCGCGGGCGACGCGGCCGGCGGCGTCCAAGGGCTGACGACGACGCTGAAAGGATTACCCCGCGCGTACAATCGCGACCTGCAGCGGGCGACGCCACACGCGTGGGAGACCGTCGACGCCGTGACGGAAGCCAGCGAGGTCGCGGCTGGTGCGGTTGCCACCGCCGACTGGAACGAGGAGACCCTCGCGGCGGAAGCCGGCGAGGGCTTTTCGACGGCGACCGGCGTCGCGGATCTGCTCGCGGCGAACGGATTGCCGTTTCGGACCGCACACGAGCTGGTCGCCGTCGCCGCCGAACGAGGGGCCGATTACGACGCCCTCGAGGCCGCCGCGCGGGAAGTGCTCGGCGAGTCGCTCGAGGCCCACGTTGACCCCGAGGCGGTCGCGGACGCGCTCGATCCGGCCGAAAGCGTCGCGAGCCGCGACTCGCAAGGCGGTCCCGCACCCGAGGCGGTCGCTCCCCAGCTCGAGTCGGCCCGCGAGGCGCTCGCGACCGACGAGGAGACCCTCGCGGATGCGGCCGACGCGCTCGAGGCGGCCCGCGAGGCGCTCCGTTCGGAGGTGAACGGTTATGTCTGA
- the lysW gene encoding lysine biosynthesis protein LysW: MTECVECGAEVSLHDDLEVGEIVDCTTCGAELEVVDTEPPVLERAPELEEDWGE, encoded by the coding sequence ATGACCGAATGCGTCGAGTGTGGGGCTGAAGTGTCCCTGCACGACGATCTGGAAGTCGGAGAGATTGTCGACTGTACGACCTGTGGAGCCGAGCTCGAAGTCGTCGATACGGAGCCGCCAGTCCTCGAGCGGGCCCCCGAGCTCGAAGAGGACTGGGGTGAGTGA
- a CDS encoding argininosuccinate synthase, translating to MTRVALAFSGGLDTTVCVPLLEEEYGYDDVIGVTVDVGQPAEEFDEAEETAEALGLDHYVVDARAEFAQLCLESVRANATYQGYPLGTALARPVIAEAILEVAEEQDCTGIAHGCTGKGNDQLRFEAVWRSSDLEVIAPVRELGLTREWEQEYAAERDLPVEGGSGGDWSIDTNIWSRSVEGDDLEDPNYVPPRDIYEWTDEPGSETEEIEIAFEQGYPVAIDGEEYEPVELIESLNELAGGYGVGRTDTMEDRMLGLKVRENYEHPAATTLLNAHEALEGLVLTQEERQFKTQIDQQWSQKGYEGLIDAPLVSALEGFIAETQKRVTGTVTIRFEGGQARPVARDSKFAAYSAEHASFDTETVGKIKQEDATGVAKYHGFQRRLANEAIAANAADEEVELATDGSGDEDDE from the coding sequence ATGACACGCGTGGCACTTGCGTTTTCGGGCGGCCTGGACACGACTGTCTGTGTCCCGCTGCTCGAGGAAGAATACGGATACGATGACGTGATCGGCGTCACGGTCGACGTCGGACAGCCGGCCGAAGAGTTCGATGAGGCCGAAGAAACCGCCGAAGCACTCGGCCTGGACCACTACGTCGTCGACGCGCGAGCGGAGTTCGCGCAACTCTGTCTCGAGAGCGTTCGCGCGAACGCGACCTATCAGGGCTACCCGCTGGGAACGGCGCTCGCCCGACCGGTGATCGCGGAGGCGATCCTCGAGGTCGCGGAGGAACAGGACTGTACCGGCATCGCCCACGGCTGTACGGGCAAGGGCAACGACCAACTCCGCTTCGAGGCCGTCTGGCGCAGCTCGGACCTCGAGGTCATTGCCCCCGTGCGCGAACTCGGGCTCACCCGCGAGTGGGAGCAGGAGTACGCCGCCGAGAGAGACCTGCCCGTCGAGGGCGGTAGCGGCGGCGACTGGTCGATCGACACCAACATCTGGAGCCGCTCCGTCGAGGGCGACGACCTCGAGGACCCCAACTACGTCCCACCGCGAGACATCTACGAGTGGACCGACGAGCCCGGTAGCGAGACCGAGGAGATCGAGATCGCATTCGAGCAGGGCTACCCCGTCGCCATCGATGGAGAGGAGTACGAGCCAGTCGAACTGATCGAGTCCCTGAACGAACTCGCCGGCGGATACGGCGTCGGCCGCACCGACACGATGGAAGACCGCATGCTCGGGCTGAAGGTTCGCGAGAACTACGAGCACCCGGCCGCGACGACGCTGCTGAATGCTCACGAGGCCCTCGAGGGGCTCGTTCTCACGCAGGAGGAGCGCCAGTTCAAGACACAGATCGACCAGCAGTGGTCCCAGAAGGGCTACGAGGGCCTGATCGACGCGCCGCTCGTGAGCGCGCTCGAGGGCTTCATCGCCGAGACCCAGAAGCGCGTCACCGGTACCGTCACGATCCGCTTCGAGGGCGGGCAGGCGCGTCCGGTCGCCCGCGACAGCAAGTTCGCGGCCTACTCGGCCGAGCACGCCTCCTTCGACACCGAGACGGTCGGCAAGATCAAGCAAGAAGACGCCACCGGCGTCGCGAAGTACCACGGCTTCCAGCGCCGCCTCGCGAACGAGGCGATCGCCGCGAACGCAGCCGACGAGGAAGTCGAACTCGCGACTGATGGAAGCGGCGACGAGGACGACGAGTAA
- a CDS encoding metallophosphoesterase has protein sequence MIAILSDTHSRRGHELEGEALTAAREADTVIHAGDFTSETALEDFQNECDRLFAVHGNADEPAVCDRLPTARVVEAGGVRFAVTHRRDGGETGLAMFGRSRGADVVVFGHSHRPTVIETDDITLLNPGSHADPRGNQPGFATLEERDDGGLEGSIRHPDGTVLESLEIRTA, from the coding sequence ATGATCGCGATCCTCTCGGACACGCACAGCCGCCGCGGCCACGAACTCGAGGGCGAGGCCCTGACTGCGGCCCGCGAGGCCGATACCGTCATCCACGCGGGCGATTTCACGAGTGAAACCGCACTCGAGGACTTCCAGAACGAGTGCGACCGACTGTTCGCCGTCCACGGAAACGCCGACGAGCCGGCGGTCTGTGACCGACTGCCGACGGCCCGCGTCGTCGAGGCGGGGGGCGTCCGGTTCGCCGTCACGCACCGACGGGACGGCGGCGAGACGGGGCTCGCCATGTTCGGTCGCTCGAGGGGGGCCGACGTCGTCGTCTTCGGGCACAGCCACCGGCCGACGGTCATCGAAACTGACGATATCACCCTGTTGAACCCCGGCAGTCACGCCGATCCGCGCGGGAATCAGCCGGGGTTCGCTACTCTCGAGGAGCGCGACGACGGCGGCCTCGAGGGCTCGATTCGGCACCCGGACGGGACGGTGCTCGAATCGCTCGAGATCCGAACGGCGTGA
- a CDS encoding ABC transporter permease: MLSVGFRALFRREILRFVRRPKNTFMPPAITNVLYFAVFGVILGNRIDQIAGFDYILFIVPGLIVLGAISNAFENASFSIFHGRWNEYIHETLTSPLSYVEMVVAYVGASAVRGLIVGVIIAAVGRLFVPISFEHGLYLVATMVVITALFAGFGIIGGLVARDFDDLTVMNQFILRPLVFFGAVFYSLETFDHAWQVGLSLVNPMVYMVDSVRYGLLGHSDLIGVGILPAPYTDFAPLVSLAVLTAITVLVLAIDVYLFKVGYGLTD, from the coding sequence ATGCTGTCGGTCGGCTTCCGCGCGCTCTTCCGGCGCGAGATTCTGCGGTTCGTCCGCCGGCCCAAGAACACGTTCATGCCGCCGGCGATCACGAACGTGCTCTACTTTGCCGTCTTCGGCGTGATCCTGGGCAACCGGATCGACCAGATCGCGGGCTTCGACTACATCCTCTTCATCGTGCCCGGGCTCATCGTCCTCGGTGCAATCTCGAACGCCTTCGAGAACGCCTCGTTCTCGATCTTTCACGGCAGATGGAACGAGTACATTCACGAAACGCTGACCTCGCCGCTGTCGTACGTCGAGATGGTCGTCGCCTACGTCGGAGCCAGCGCGGTGCGCGGCCTCATCGTCGGCGTCATCATCGCCGCCGTCGGGCGACTGTTCGTCCCGATCAGTTTCGAACACGGCCTCTATCTCGTGGCGACGATGGTCGTCATCACGGCGCTGTTCGCCGGGTTCGGTATCATCGGCGGTCTCGTCGCTCGAGACTTCGACGATCTGACCGTGATGAACCAGTTCATCCTCCGCCCGCTGGTGTTCTTCGGCGCCGTCTTCTACTCGCTCGAGACGTTCGATCACGCCTGGCAGGTGGGCCTCTCGCTGGTGAACCCGATGGTCTACATGGTCGACAGCGTCCGGTACGGACTGCTGGGCCACTCGGACCTGATCGGCGTCGGCATCCTGCCCGCGCCCTACACCGACTTCGCACCGCTGGTCTCGCTCGCGGTGCTCACGGCGATTACCGTCCTCGTCCTGGCGATCGACGTCTACCTGTTCAAGGTCGGCTACGGGCTGACTGATTGA
- the lysX gene encoding lysine biosynthesis protein LysX, which produces MNVGILYSRIRKDEKLLLNELRERDHEVTKIDVRKQTFDISDAPAAFDGLDIVVDRCLATSRSLYATQFFEAYGIPVVNSHETADICADKVKNSLALEKAGVPTPATKVAFTKETAMEAIEEFGYPCVLKPVVGSWGRLMAKIDSESAAEAILEHKATLGHYEHKVFYVQEFVEKPGRDIRVVAIDGEPIAAMVRSSDHWITNAAKGAEVDPFDVDDEARELVETASDAVGGGLLGVDLMETGDSYTVHEVNHTVEFKALDGAVETDIAGTVVDWLESKADAAADEELEVSA; this is translated from the coding sequence GTGAACGTCGGCATACTCTACTCGCGGATTCGAAAGGACGAGAAACTCCTCCTCAACGAGCTTCGCGAGCGCGACCACGAGGTCACGAAGATCGACGTTCGCAAGCAGACCTTCGACATCTCGGACGCCCCCGCGGCGTTCGACGGCCTCGACATCGTCGTCGACCGCTGTCTCGCCACGAGCCGAAGCCTGTACGCCACGCAGTTCTTCGAGGCCTACGGCATCCCCGTGGTCAACAGCCACGAGACCGCGGACATCTGCGCCGACAAGGTGAAAAACAGCCTCGCACTCGAGAAGGCGGGCGTTCCCACGCCCGCGACGAAAGTCGCCTTCACGAAGGAGACGGCCATGGAGGCCATCGAGGAGTTTGGCTACCCCTGCGTCCTCAAACCCGTCGTGGGTTCGTGGGGTCGCCTGATGGCGAAGATCGACTCCGAGTCGGCCGCCGAGGCCATCCTCGAGCACAAGGCCACGCTGGGCCACTACGAGCACAAGGTGTTCTACGTCCAGGAGTTCGTCGAGAAACCCGGCCGCGATATTCGCGTGGTCGCGATCGACGGCGAGCCCATCGCCGCGATGGTTCGCTCTTCGGATCACTGGATCACCAACGCGGCGAAAGGTGCCGAGGTCGATCCGTTCGATGTCGACGACGAAGCGCGCGAACTCGTCGAGACGGCAAGCGACGCCGTCGGCGGCGGCTTGCTCGGCGTCGATCTCATGGAAACCGGTGACTCCTATACGGTCCACGAGGTCAACCACACGGTCGAGTTCAAGGCTCTCGACGGGGCCGTCGAGACCGATATTGCGGGAACTGTCGTCGACTGGCTCGAGTCGAAAGCCGACGCCGCGGCCGACGAGGAACTCGAGGTGAGCGCCTGA
- a CDS encoding 2'-5' RNA ligase family protein, translated as MYSVNVPVPGRVRQLANRLHPDLVGFETIREDHSCLLKRLGEDDHVAQLQHRAHRALEGAPAVEAEITAIDYFEDPPLGSAPVVYLAVESPGLEAIHADLTEAFETVEGLEGGDYVPHVTLARGGDLETAQRLADREIEPIRWTVSGLEFWDGTYKLPVSRVSLPA; from the coding sequence GTGTACAGCGTCAACGTTCCAGTTCCCGGCCGCGTCCGCCAGCTTGCGAACCGGCTCCACCCGGACCTCGTCGGATTCGAAACCATCCGCGAGGACCACTCCTGTCTCCTCAAGCGCCTCGGCGAGGACGACCACGTCGCCCAGCTCCAGCACCGCGCCCACCGCGCGCTCGAGGGTGCCCCCGCAGTCGAAGCCGAAATCACGGCCATCGACTACTTCGAGGATCCGCCGCTGGGGTCGGCACCGGTCGTCTATCTGGCCGTCGAAAGTCCCGGGCTCGAGGCCATTCACGCCGACCTCACCGAGGCGTTCGAGACGGTCGAGGGACTCGAGGGCGGCGACTACGTCCCGCACGTGACGCTCGCCCGCGGCGGCGACCTCGAGACCGCACAGCGGCTGGCCGACCGCGAAATCGAGCCGATCCGGTGGACGGTCAGCGGACTCGAGTTCTGGGACGGAACCTACAAGCTGCCGGTGAGCCGGGTCTCGCTCCCCGCCTGA
- a CDS encoding ATP-dependent DNA helicase, with amino-acid sequence MRFFPYDRPYENQREAMDRIHNTLGRGQNVLFEGACGTGKTLSSLVPALEVARERDKTVVITTNVHQQMRQFVAEARAITREEQIRAVVFKGKSSMCHIDVGYEECQALRDNTRAVVDTERDREQLEARQRELLAESQDGDGSAADARNAVMDELEEIEERLEDLEDQNVCDYYRNNLTEDTDDFFGWLFEDVRTPDEIYEHAEQQQFCGYELLKEGIEGVDLVVCNYHHLLDSTIREQFFRWLGRDPEDVIAVFDEAHNVEDAAREHATRTCSERTFDSALDELADADDPRSEDAANVLSAFHRALVETYEDSFGFGDREGIGEGWEDVPIANEDRKDDLTLEFLQRYSGRGIDDDLEAAMKLGQELDERYEEAYREGETATRTECQTLGAAAFVSAWMSESSTQGLYPVVSVTRDAGTDEVYGRAELYSCLPRQVTGQLFDEIYATVLMSATLQPFDVTENVLGLEDAVTMAYGLQFPEENRRTYAVETPPLFSSDRDDPAVQETVTETIHDAVRMTPGNTLAFFPNYGEAGRYADRLERRSDRTVYLDEPGESVEALRTQFVANDDAVLCTSLWGTLAEGVSFDGDDANTVLVVGVPYPHLDDRAEAVQEAYDVAFDGTETGWRYAVEIPTVRKTRQALGRVIRSPEEVGVRALLDRRYSRSAKSDLGKYSVNGTFPHEEREELIDIGPEKLKFAMRNFYGDHEAYDGEPPAP; translated from the coding sequence ATGCGCTTTTTCCCGTACGACAGGCCGTACGAGAATCAGCGCGAGGCGATGGACCGCATCCACAACACCCTCGGGCGGGGGCAAAACGTCCTCTTCGAGGGTGCCTGCGGGACTGGCAAAACGCTCTCGTCGCTCGTGCCAGCCCTCGAGGTGGCCCGCGAGCGGGACAAGACGGTCGTCATCACGACGAACGTCCACCAGCAGATGCGCCAGTTCGTCGCCGAAGCCCGCGCGATCACGCGCGAGGAGCAGATTCGCGCCGTCGTTTTCAAAGGCAAATCGTCGATGTGTCACATCGACGTCGGCTACGAGGAGTGTCAGGCCCTGCGGGACAACACCCGCGCCGTCGTCGACACCGAACGCGACCGCGAGCAACTCGAGGCCCGCCAGCGCGAACTGCTCGCCGAGAGCCAGGACGGCGACGGGTCAGCGGCCGACGCCCGAAACGCCGTCATGGACGAACTCGAGGAGATCGAAGAGCGACTCGAGGACCTCGAGGACCAGAACGTCTGTGACTACTACCGGAACAACCTGACCGAGGATACGGACGACTTCTTCGGCTGGCTCTTCGAGGACGTTCGCACCCCCGACGAGATTTACGAACACGCCGAGCAACAGCAGTTCTGTGGCTACGAGCTGCTGAAGGAGGGGATCGAGGGCGTCGATCTGGTCGTCTGTAACTACCACCACCTGCTGGATTCGACCATTCGCGAGCAGTTCTTCCGCTGGCTGGGCCGCGATCCGGAGGACGTGATCGCCGTCTTCGACGAGGCGCACAACGTCGAGGACGCCGCCCGCGAGCACGCGACGCGGACCTGCTCCGAGCGGACCTTCGACTCGGCGCTGGACGAGTTGGCCGACGCCGACGATCCGCGCTCGGAAGACGCCGCCAACGTCCTCTCGGCGTTTCACCGCGCGCTCGTCGAGACCTACGAGGACTCGTTCGGGTTCGGCGATCGCGAGGGGATCGGCGAGGGCTGGGAAGACGTCCCCATCGCCAACGAGGACCGCAAGGACGACCTCACGCTCGAGTTCCTCCAGCGCTACTCCGGGCGGGGGATCGACGACGACCTCGAGGCCGCGATGAAACTCGGCCAGGAACTGGACGAACGGTACGAGGAGGCCTACCGCGAGGGGGAGACGGCCACGCGGACGGAGTGTCAGACGCTGGGGGCCGCGGCCTTCGTCAGCGCGTGGATGTCGGAGAGTTCGACGCAGGGGCTCTACCCGGTCGTCTCCGTCACCCGCGACGCCGGCACGGACGAGGTTTACGGCCGCGCGGAACTGTACTCCTGTCTCCCGCGGCAGGTGACCGGCCAGCTGTTCGACGAGATCTACGCGACCGTCCTGATGAGCGCGACCCTCCAGCCGTTCGACGTCACCGAGAACGTGCTGGGCCTCGAGGACGCGGTGACGATGGCCTACGGGCTGCAGTTCCCCGAGGAGAACCGGCGAACGTACGCCGTCGAGACGCCGCCGCTGTTCTCCTCGGATCGCGACGACCCCGCGGTCCAGGAGACGGTGACGGAGACGATCCACGACGCCGTCCGGATGACGCCCGGCAACACGCTCGCCTTCTTCCCCAACTACGGCGAGGCGGGCCGCTACGCCGACCGGCTCGAGCGCCGTAGCGATCGGACGGTCTACCTGGACGAGCCCGGCGAGTCAGTCGAGGCGCTCCGCACGCAGTTCGTCGCGAACGACGACGCGGTGCTCTGTACCTCGCTGTGGGGCACCCTCGCGGAGGGGGTGAGCTTCGACGGCGACGACGCCAACACAGTGCTGGTCGTCGGCGTTCCCTACCCGCATCTGGACGATCGGGCCGAGGCGGTTCAGGAGGCCTACGACGTGGCCTTCGATGGCACCGAGACGGGCTGGCGCTACGCCGTCGAGATTCCGACAGTCCGCAAGACCAGACAGGCGCTCGGTCGCGTCATTCGATCGCCCGAGGAGGTCGGCGTCCGCGCGCTACTCGATCGGCGCTACTCTCGCTCGGCGAAGTCCGATCTCGGCAAGTACAGCGTCAACGGCACCTTTCCGCACGAGGAGCGCGAGGAACTGATCGACATCGGTCCGGAGAAGCTCAAATTCGCGATGCGCAACTTCTACGGCGACCACGAGGCGTACGACGGCGAGCCGCCGGCTCCCTGA
- a CDS encoding ABC transporter ATP-binding protein — protein sequence MPPAIETVDLVKEYGDLRALQELSLTVEEGEFFGLLGPNGAGKTTFINTLVGLVRKTGGEARVFGHDVEDDYREARDAIGLAPQEFNVDRFFSIREVLKHKAGYHGVPDAEAADRADEVLKRVGIYDKRDERFDWLSGGMKRRLLLARALVTEPDLLILDEPTAGVDVQLRHDLWELVTELNEEGTTILLTTHYIEEAERLCDRVAIMNEGRKVTVATPDELKARGTDTIAVRLESVPASAPELGAYAHETTVSGDLLEVRVDDGGSTAPQLLNDLEAMGHEIADLEITRTSLEEIFVDLTRSEDRTVTRSGAEGAGDDDTDGSETGTSSPPEQEREREREQEREQEGVA from the coding sequence ATGCCACCGGCCATCGAGACCGTCGATCTCGTAAAGGAGTACGGCGATCTGCGCGCCCTGCAGGAGCTATCGCTGACCGTCGAGGAAGGCGAATTCTTCGGCCTGCTCGGCCCCAACGGGGCGGGCAAGACGACGTTCATCAACACGCTGGTCGGCCTGGTCCGCAAGACCGGCGGCGAGGCGCGCGTCTTCGGTCACGATGTCGAGGACGACTACCGAGAGGCCCGCGACGCGATCGGCCTCGCCCCACAGGAGTTCAACGTCGACCGATTCTTCTCGATCAGAGAAGTACTGAAACACAAGGCGGGCTACCACGGCGTTCCGGACGCCGAAGCCGCCGACCGGGCCGACGAGGTTCTCAAACGCGTCGGGATCTACGACAAGCGCGACGAGCGCTTCGACTGGCTCTCCGGCGGGATGAAACGCCGACTCCTGCTCGCTCGAGCCCTGGTCACCGAGCCCGACCTGCTCATCCTCGACGAGCCGACCGCCGGCGTCGACGTCCAGCTCCGCCACGACCTCTGGGAGCTCGTCACCGAACTCAACGAGGAGGGGACGACGATCCTGCTGACGACCCACTACATCGAGGAGGCCGAACGGCTCTGCGACCGCGTCGCGATCATGAACGAGGGCCGGAAGGTGACGGTCGCGACCCCGGACGAACTCAAGGCGCGCGGCACCGATACCATCGCCGTCCGCCTCGAGTCCGTGCCCGCGAGCGCGCCCGAACTCGGCGCGTACGCACACGAAACGACGGTCTCCGGCGACCTGCTCGAGGTCCGCGTCGACGACGGCGGTTCGACTGCACCGCAGTTGCTCAACGACCTCGAGGCGATGGGCCACGAGATCGCCGATCTCGAGATTACCCGGACCTCGCTCGAGGAGATATTCGTCGATCTGACCCGGAGCGAGGATCGGACCGTAACCCGATCCGGCGCGGAGGGCGCAGGTGACGACGACACCGACGGGAGCGAAACGGGGACGTCGTCGCCGCCCGAGCAGGAGCGGGAGCGAGAAAGGGAACAAGAGCGAGAGCAGGAGGGGGTCGCCTGA